The following are encoded in a window of bacterium genomic DNA:
- a CDS encoding PilZ domain-containing protein, with translation MWPKGWVGAACGRAPEEHTKQAETDRPYRNARGDVQRDLSATGLFVQTRVSLKPGQKVHVELREADDPEIAISAKVVRRYVVPSRLASISSSGVALGIENPSEAFLELVAGRTGATRAAPAAASGPVAAPAPAPAPVAHKASATWRVKASQIGKPRTRTLKLEALDEESACEAAKEELGDDWEILEATQD, from the coding sequence GTGTGGCCGAAAGGATGGGTGGGGGCCGCCTGTGGCAGAGCGCCGGAAGAACACACGAAGCAAGCGGAGACTGACCGCCCGTATCGAAACGCCCGAGGGGACGTTCAGCGGGATCTCTCGGCCACGGGCCTGTTCGTGCAGACCCGCGTATCCCTGAAGCCGGGCCAGAAGGTCCACGTCGAACTTCGAGAGGCCGACGACCCGGAGATCGCCATCTCGGCCAAGGTGGTCCGACGCTATGTCGTACCCTCGCGTCTGGCTTCGATTTCGAGTAGCGGTGTTGCGCTCGGGATCGAGAATCCGAGCGAGGCATTCCTCGAACTCGTCGCTGGCCGAACAGGTGCCACGCGTGCCGCACCGGCCGCGGCTTCCGGCCCCGTCGCAGCTCCCGCCCCCGCCCCCGCCCCGGTCGCACACAAGGCGAGCGCCACCTGGCGCGTCAAGGCCAGTCAGATCGGCAAGCCCCGCACGCGCACGCTCAAGCTGGAAGCCCTCGACGAGGAATCGGCGTGCGAGGCCGCGAAGGAAGAGCTTGGTGACGACTGGGAGATCCTCGAGGCCACCCAGGACTGA
- a CDS encoding wax ester/triacylglycerol synthase family O-acyltransferase: MPYSHYNRLTALDTTFLDLESDGVHMHVGSVATFEPGPLATPDGGIDFEQILTLAETGLRRAPRFRQKLDTTPITGHPVWIDDDRFNLHYHIRHTALPLPGDERRLKRLAGRIMSQKLDRSKPMWELWFVEGLEGGRFAVISKVHHCLIDGISGVELLAAFMGPDANYRPVETHHTWRPRSRPSPLELLGGELRHRIGTPGRLLSNAFRSLEHPVDGIDSAVKTATGFVEGLGKALAPASETPLNVPIGPYRRFDWTRFDLDVVKEVKAKLGGTINDVVLVCVSGAVRRFLQQQGTSTRDIDFRVFIPVSTRTEDERGTLGNKVSMLVASLPVDEHDPKQRVDRVIAETRNLKNSRQAEGTQVLEELSDWTSTSLITGMSRLAAARRSYNMVVTNVPGPGFPVFLNGAHMLESYPLVPLFENQALGTALLSYNGALHWGFNADWEAMPDLHTFVADIEEEFEGLRKL, from the coding sequence ATGCCCTATTCCCACTACAACCGGCTCACCGCCCTCGACACCACCTTCCTCGATCTCGAGAGCGACGGCGTGCACATGCACGTGGGATCGGTCGCCACCTTCGAACCCGGCCCGCTGGCCACCCCGGACGGGGGCATCGATTTCGAGCAGATCCTGACGTTGGCCGAGACCGGCCTGCGCCGCGCACCGCGTTTCCGCCAGAAGCTCGACACAACGCCGATCACGGGCCACCCGGTGTGGATCGACGACGACCGCTTCAACCTCCACTACCACATCCGGCATACCGCCCTGCCGCTGCCCGGTGACGAACGCCGCCTCAAACGACTGGCCGGCCGCATCATGTCCCAGAAGCTCGATCGCTCGAAGCCGATGTGGGAACTCTGGTTCGTCGAAGGCCTGGAAGGTGGGCGCTTCGCGGTCATTTCGAAGGTTCACCACTGCCTGATCGATGGCATTTCCGGTGTCGAGTTGCTGGCCGCATTCATGGGCCCCGATGCGAACTACCGCCCTGTCGAGACGCACCACACATGGCGGCCTCGTTCTCGCCCGAGCCCCCTCGAACTCCTGGGCGGTGAGCTGCGCCATCGCATTGGAACGCCTGGGCGGCTCCTGAGCAATGCCTTCCGATCCCTGGAACACCCGGTCGATGGCATCGACTCCGCCGTCAAGACGGCAACCGGCTTCGTCGAAGGCCTCGGAAAGGCGCTCGCCCCCGCGTCCGAGACGCCGCTGAATGTCCCGATCGGGCCCTACCGCCGTTTCGATTGGACGCGCTTCGACCTGGACGTCGTGAAGGAGGTGAAGGCAAAACTGGGCGGAACGATCAACGACGTAGTGCTCGTATGTGTGAGCGGAGCCGTTCGACGCTTCCTGCAGCAGCAAGGCACCAGCACCCGGGACATCGACTTCCGCGTCTTCATCCCGGTCAGCACCCGCACCGAAGACGAGCGCGGCACACTCGGCAACAAAGTATCGATGCTCGTCGCTTCGCTTCCCGTCGACGAGCACGATCCGAAGCAGCGTGTGGATCGCGTCATCGCCGAGACCCGGAACCTGAAGAACTCACGACAAGCCGAGGGCACCCAGGTGCTCGAAGAACTCAGCGACTGGACCTCGACCAGCTTGATCACCGGCATGAGCCGGTTGGCCGCTGCCCGACGTTCCTACAACATGGTGGTGACGAACGTGCCCGGCCCCGGCTTCCCCGTCTTCCTGAACGGAGCGCACATGCTCGAATCCTACCCACTCGTGCCTCTGTTCGAGAATCAGGCCCTGGGCACCGCCTTGCTCAGCTACAACGGAGCCCTGCATTGGGGGTTCAATGCGGATTGGGAGGCCATGCCGGATCTGCATACGTTCGTGGCCGACATCGAGGAAGAATTCGAAGGCTTGCGCAAGCTCTGA
- a CDS encoding wax ester/triacylglycerol synthase family O-acyltransferase gives MSETFDRLTQLDNSFLVYEDAQPHAAMHVASTQIHDARPLRLDDGSLDIERIQEYVLSRLDRIPRYRQRLARTPIEGHPVWIDDASFNIHYHVRHSRLPSPGNERQLKRMAGRIFSQRLDREKPLWELWIIEGLSGDRLAVVSKVHHCMVDGVSGSELISALLTSEPQEKPDPTRPWHPRDTPSATTLGMSEVNRVVRAPVQAAEAMARLLRDEDDDRHDLSERVRALGRMLGNVSGARALPFNEPIGPHRRLDWTPISMAEIKEVRRAVGGTVNDIVLAVTAGAVRHYLTHTRGMTLHDESLRVMAPVSVRRKDERGDLGNRVSAWTLDLPINEPDPLTRLETICQATAELKETKQALGAEILTQATEWTGSGLLSLGARLIVLGTPFNMVVTNVPGPRVPLFLMESPLLEIHPHVPLMGNLGLGLALFSYDGNLSFGYSADWDQIPDLHELVLATAESFAELREAAGLTPAS, from the coding sequence GTGTCCGAGACATTCGACCGACTCACGCAGCTCGACAACTCCTTCCTCGTCTATGAGGACGCGCAGCCGCATGCGGCCATGCATGTGGCGTCGACCCAGATCCACGATGCACGACCTTTGCGTCTCGACGACGGTTCGCTGGATATCGAGCGCATCCAGGAGTACGTGCTCTCGCGCCTCGACCGCATTCCGCGCTACCGCCAGCGCCTGGCTCGCACGCCGATCGAGGGACATCCGGTCTGGATCGACGATGCCTCCTTCAACATCCACTACCACGTGCGTCATTCCCGCTTGCCGAGCCCGGGCAACGAGCGCCAGCTCAAACGGATGGCGGGCCGCATCTTCTCCCAGCGTCTCGATCGGGAGAAGCCGCTCTGGGAACTCTGGATCATCGAGGGGCTCTCGGGCGACCGCCTGGCCGTGGTCTCGAAGGTCCATCACTGCATGGTCGATGGTGTCTCCGGATCCGAGCTGATCTCCGCCCTGCTGACCAGCGAACCCCAGGAGAAGCCCGACCCCACCCGCCCCTGGCATCCCCGCGACACGCCCAGCGCCACGACCCTGGGCATGAGCGAGGTGAACCGGGTTGTACGCGCGCCGGTCCAGGCGGCCGAGGCCATGGCTCGCCTGCTGCGGGACGAAGACGACGATCGCCACGACCTTTCCGAGCGCGTCCGCGCGCTCGGGCGCATGCTGGGCAATGTCAGCGGTGCCCGCGCCCTCCCCTTCAACGAGCCGATCGGCCCCCATCGCCGACTCGATTGGACGCCGATCTCGATGGCGGAGATCAAGGAGGTGCGACGAGCCGTAGGAGGCACGGTGAATGACATCGTGCTGGCGGTGACCGCCGGCGCCGTACGGCATTACCTGACCCACACGCGCGGCATGACCCTGCACGACGAATCGTTGCGGGTCATGGCGCCGGTCAGCGTGCGCCGCAAGGACGAGCGGGGCGACCTCGGCAACCGGGTCTCGGCCTGGACACTCGACCTCCCGATCAACGAGCCGGATCCGCTCACCCGGTTGGAGACCATCTGTCAGGCCACGGCAGAGCTGAAGGAAACGAAGCAAGCGCTCGGTGCGGAAATCCTGACCCAGGCGACTGAGTGGACCGGCTCCGGGTTGCTCTCCCTGGGCGCGCGGCTGATCGTGCTGGGAACACCGTTCAACATGGTCGTCACGAACGTTCCGGGCCCGCGCGTGCCGCTCTTCCTGATGGAGTCGCCGCTACTCGAAATCCATCCCCACGTCCCGCTGATGGGAAACCTCGGCCTGGGCCTCGCCCTCTTCAGCTACGACGGCAACCTCTCGTTTGGATACTCCGCCGATTGGGACCAGATTCCCGACCTCCACGAGCTGGTCCTCGCCACCGCGGAATCCTTTGCGGAGCTGCGGGAAGCGGCGGGATTGACGCCTGCGAGCTGA
- a CDS encoding c-type cytochrome, with translation MTVQSLLGIALLLLCWIAPAGAQQDASAPPQEPHWKYDPDNARDILEVCAACHGRNGEGGKDGEYPRIAGLSADYLERQLQAFKAHERINIPMYPYATERELPPDDVRDIARLLSEIELPTERPPADVEMSSLERLLAVQAVFNVPRIDGDIERGAELYDEECSECHGEQGWGEDDVPQIAGQHTNYLRRQIKQFRSGERVNEDMEDVFDGFDEDDIEDIFAYLASVDD, from the coding sequence GTGACGGTGCAGAGCTTGCTGGGAATCGCGCTGCTCCTGCTGTGCTGGATCGCGCCTGCCGGAGCGCAGCAAGATGCTTCGGCGCCGCCGCAAGAGCCCCATTGGAAGTACGATCCCGACAACGCCCGGGACATCCTCGAAGTTTGCGCCGCCTGTCACGGCAGGAACGGCGAAGGCGGCAAGGATGGGGAGTATCCCCGGATCGCCGGCCTTTCCGCGGACTACCTGGAACGGCAGCTGCAAGCCTTCAAGGCCCACGAGCGGATCAACATTCCCATGTATCCCTACGCAACCGAGCGCGAACTTCCGCCGGACGATGTCCGCGATATCGCACGCCTGCTCTCCGAGATCGAATTGCCGACCGAGCGACCCCCGGCCGATGTCGAGATGAGTTCGCTGGAGCGGCTCCTTGCCGTCCAGGCCGTCTTCAACGTTCCCCGAATCGACGGCGACATCGAGCGCGGCGCGGAACTCTACGACGAAGAGTGCAGCGAATGCCACGGCGAGCAGGGCTGGGGCGAGGACGACGTCCCCCAGATCGCGGGCCAGCACACGAACTATCTTCGCCGACAGATCAAGCAATTCCGGTCGGGTGAACGCGTCAACGAAGACATGGAGGACGTCTTCGACGGCTTCGACGAGGACGACATCGAGGACATCTTCGCGTACCTCGCCTCCGTGGACGATTGA
- a CDS encoding SDR family NAD(P)-dependent oxidoreductase, giving the protein MEELRGRVAVVTGAASGIGLALGRRFAAEGMRVVLADIESEALEGARRELCNSGAEAIAVQTDVSQPDALSALAQATLDAFGKVHVLCNNAGVFAAGASWQVPLSDYEWVFGVNLWGVIHGIQAFVPIMLEQDEPAHIVNTASMAGVTRAPMVSAYYMSKHAVLSLSETLYLELENAPIGVSVLCPEVISTRIGDSDRNRPPHLKRGEDADLTTSQLVESVLSTATDQGLDPSTMAERAVKAIQDNQLYILSEEGGAWRAACNARLDDLRLARNPTGPALTVGN; this is encoded by the coding sequence ATGGAAGAACTTCGTGGTCGAGTGGCGGTGGTGACTGGTGCGGCGAGCGGGATCGGGCTGGCGCTCGGTCGCCGCTTCGCCGCCGAGGGGATGCGGGTCGTACTGGCGGATATCGAGTCCGAGGCACTCGAAGGCGCGCGCCGGGAACTCTGCAACTCGGGCGCGGAGGCGATCGCGGTGCAGACCGACGTCAGCCAGCCCGATGCGCTGAGCGCCCTCGCCCAGGCGACCCTCGACGCCTTCGGCAAGGTCCACGTGCTGTGCAACAACGCCGGAGTGTTCGCCGCCGGCGCGTCGTGGCAGGTGCCGCTCTCCGACTACGAGTGGGTGTTCGGCGTCAACCTGTGGGGCGTGATCCACGGCATCCAGGCCTTCGTCCCCATCATGCTCGAACAGGACGAGCCCGCGCATATCGTCAACACCGCCTCGATGGCGGGCGTGACGCGGGCCCCGATGGTCTCTGCCTACTACATGAGCAAACACGCCGTGCTCAGCCTGAGCGAGACGCTCTACCTGGAGTTGGAGAACGCGCCCATCGGTGTCTCCGTGCTCTGCCCTGAGGTCATCAGCACACGCATCGGCGACTCCGACCGCAATCGCCCGCCACACCTCAAGCGCGGCGAAGACGCCGACCTCACCACCTCCCAGCTGGTCGAGTCCGTGCTCTCGACCGCCACCGACCAGGGACTCGACCCGTCCACAATGGCCGAGCGAGCCGTGAAGGCGATCCAAGACAACCAGCTCTACATCCTCAGCGAAGAAGGCGGAGCCTGGCGCGCGGCCTGCAACGCGCGGCTCGACGATCTGCGGCTGGCTCGCAACCCGACGGGGCCTGCGCTCACGGTGGGGAACTGA